The following DNA comes from Candidatus Binataceae bacterium.
TTGAACGCGCCCGAGCGCTCGCGGCTGTGATTCAGCTTCTGCGAGAGCGCGCGATAGATAGTGTCGAGGACGAGCGTCGATTTGCCCGAGCCCGAAACTCCGGTGACGCAGGTGAAAACGCCGAGCGGAACCGAGACCGTGAGATCGCGCAGATTGTTTTCGCGCGCGCCCTTAACTGTCAGCCATCGCGACGATAACTGGCGGCGGCGCGACGGCGTGGGAATCTCAACTGTGCCCGCTAGATATTTTCCCGTGAGCGAATCGGCGTTGCGCATCACTTCTTTGGGCGTGCCCTCCGCGACGACGTAGCCGCCGTGGATTCCCGCGCCGGGACCCATGTCGATGAGGTGATCCGCCTCGAGCATCGTGTCGCGATCGTGTTCGACCACCAGCACCGTATTGCCGAGCTGCTTGAGCCGCTTCAGCGTCGAGAGCAGGCGCTGATTGTCGCGCTGATGAAGTCCGATCGACGGCTCGTCGAGAATGTAGAGCACGCCCACCAGGGACGAGCCGATCTGCGTTGCCAGCCGGATGCGCTGGCCCTCGCCGCCCGAGAGACTGCCTGAAGTGCGATCGAGTGTCAGGTAATCGAGGCCAACGTCAGCCAAAAAATTGAGCCGCTCGCGAATCTCCTTCAGGATTAGCCGGCCGATTTCCGCTTCCTGCGCGCTCAGCTTGGGCTCCAAGAAAAACTGCAGCGCCAGCTTTATCGACATCGCAGTCACTTCGGAAATTGACTTGTTATTGAACCTGACGAACAGGCTTTCCTTCTTGAGGCGCGCGCCGCCGCAGCTCGGGCAGGGCCGCATGTTCATGTAGCCCTCGAGCACCTCGCGGATACCTTCGGACTCCGTCTCCTTGTAGCGGCGGTCGAGCCATTGCAGCACGCCCTCGAACGGGCGCGAGTATTCGGCGCGATGATGTCCGCGCTGGTACGCGAACTCGATCTCCTCGCTGCCCGAGCCATTCATCAGCGCCTTGCGGACCTTGGGCGCAATCGTTTTCCACGGCTGGTCGAGGCTGAACTTGTAGTGCGCGGCGAGCGCCTCAAGCACCGGCTGCATGTAGTTCATCGTCGCCCACGGCGCGATCGCGCCGTCCGACACGCTGAGTTCTTCGTTCTGCACGACGAGCTCGGGATCGAAGTACATGATCGATCCGATGCCGGAGCATTCGGTGCATGCGCCGTGCGGACTGTTGAACGAGAACATTCGCGGCGTGATTTCAGGATACGAGATGCCGCATTCGACGCAGGCGAAGCGCTGGCTGAAATAGATCTCGCTCTCGTTCTTGGGACCGTCGAGCCGTTCGACCTTGAGCAGGTCCTGTCCGTACTTGAATGCCACTTCGAGTGAATCGGCGAGCCGCTTCTGGATGCCGGATCGGATCGCGAGCCGGTCAACGACGACTTCAATCGTGTGACGAAGATTCTTGTTGAGCGCCGGCTCTTCGCCGAGCTCAGTGAGCTTGCCGTCGATCTTTACCCGCACGAAACCCGCGCGGCGCAGCTCGCTCAGCTCTTTTTTGTACTCGCCCTTGCGATCGCGCACGATCGGCGCGAGCACGTGCAGGCGCGCGCCGTCGGGCCACGACATGATTCGATCGACGATCTGCTGAACGCTCTGCTGCGTGATCTCGCGCCCGCAGTTGTAGCAGAAGGCGTGACCGACGCGGGCGAACAGGAGCCGCAGGTAGTCGTATATTTCGGTGATCGTGCCGACCGTGGAGCGCGGGTTGCGCGAGGTCGTCTTCTGCTCAATCGAAATCGCGGGCGACAGTCCCTCGATCGAATCGACGTCGGGCTTCTCCATCTGCTCGAGGAACTGACGCGCATAGGCCGACAGCGATTCGACGTAGCGCCGCTGGCCCTCGGCGTAGATGGTGTCGAAGGCGAGCGAAGACTTGCCCGAGCCGGAGAGCCCGGTAATGACAACGAGTTTATCGCGTGGGATCTCGAGGTCGATGTTCTTGAGATTGTGCTCGCGCGCGCCCTTGATGATGATCCGGTCCGCCATCACGCCCTCTGAATCGCGCGCCGCGCCTCGCCGCTGGTGGCAGCCCGCGCGGCGTATTCGATCGCCGCGAGCATGCTCGAGGGATCGGCCTGCCCGTTTCCAGCGATATCGAACGCCGTGCCATGATCGGGCGAAGTGCGAATGAATGGCAACCCGATCGTCACGTTGACCGCCCGATCAAACTCCAAGGTCTTGAGCGCGATCAAGCCCTGGTCGTGATACATGGCCACAGCCGCGTCAAACCTGAATTTTCCTTGATGCCGGATAAATGCCGTGTCAGGCGCAAGCGGACCGAAGGCGTCGATTCCTTCGCGCCGAACGCGGTGAATTGCGGGTGCGATGATGCGCGTTTCCTCGTCGCCGAAGAGCCCGTTCTCGCCCGCATGCGGATTGAAGCCGAGCACCCCGATGCGCGGGCCCATGAGCCCGAGCGGATGCTGCAAATGCGCCGCGAGCAGGCGAATCGTGTCGGCCACGCCCTTCTGCGTCAGCGCCCCCGAAACCTTGGCGAGTCCCATATGCACCGTCACCAGCGCGACCCGAAGTTGACCGCCGCCAAACATCATGCGCCAGCGCTTCGACCGCGAGAGATCGGCCAGCAGCTCAGAGTGACCGGGATAATGATGCCCCGCGCGATCCCACCATTCCTTGCTGATCGGCGCGGTCACGAGCGCATCGACCTCGCCGCGCAGCGCCATCTTCACTCCCGCCGTGACGTAGTCGAACGAAGCCGCCCCGCCTTCAACAGTCGGCATGCCTGGCGTCATCGCACGCGAAGAAAGCTCGCTCATCGGGATAACGCTCAGACCATGCTTTTGGTTATGCGTGCCGTTCTGATTTTCCACCGGCTCGGGAACGCCGCGCAGTTTTTCCGCCGCGGATTGCATAGCCGCGAGATCGCCGATTACAGCGAGGCGCGGCGCACCCGGTTTCGATTCGAGCGCGGCGGCGGCCTTGAGAATTACCTCGGCGCCGATCCCCGCCGGATCGCCCATGCTGATCGCGATAAGCGGAGAAGCATTTCGAGCGCGGCTCACTTGGTGGTTGCGAAGAGTTTGGGGTCGACGGTTTCGACGTAATGCTTCTTGATCAGCTCGGTCTCGGTCCAGTTCTGCAGTTGCGCCTGCATGCGCTCATTCTGCAGCTCTTCGCGGATACTGTCTTTAACCTCGGAGAGCGGCCGCGGACCGGGGATCTCGTGTGCCTCGAGCTTCATGATGTGGTAGCCGAACTTGGTGCGGACCACGGGCGACACGTCGCCGGGCTTGAGGTTCTTGATGGCGGCAAAGATCGCGTCGTTGATATCGCCCGGCTCGAACCATCCGAGCTCGCCGCCCTTGGTCTTGGAATCATCGTCGGAGTACTTGAGCGCGAGGTCGTTGAAGTCCATCCCCTTCATGATCTGCGCGCGAATTGCGTCGGCTTTGCGCTTGGCGGCCGCGTCCTGCTGAGCGGTCGCGTTGGCCGGCACGCTAACGAGAATTTGCGCAATCCGCAGGCGCTCGGTCTTAACGGTGACATCTTCCTTGTGCTCATTGTAGAAAGCCACGATGTCCGCGTCGCTCACCTTGATCTTCTCGCGGACTTCACCTTCGATCATCTCCTGTTTGACGAGGTTGTCGCGCGCGCGCTTGCGAAAATCCTCGTAGCTGATGCCCTGCTGTTGCAGCGAGTCGCGCATCTGCTGCTCGGTCATGTGCTGCCCCTGCCGCAGCTGATCGATGTAACGATCGACCTGCGCTTCATCGACCTTGTCCTCGTATTTCTTCTGCTCTTCCTCGAGCAGCTTTTCGTCAATGAGCGCCTTCAGCGCCTTGCGTGCGATCGGTGAATCGAGAAAATCATCGGTGCCAACCGACTCTCCATGCTGGGAAAGGAATTCCTCGACATCACGCTCGGTGATCGGATCGCCATCGACCGAAGCGACGACCTCGTTCACAACCTGCTGCGCGCGAACCGGCGCATAGTTACCCAAAAAGAAAATGACAGCAGCGACGCCGACGGCGGCGCGATACCAACGCTTCGAGCACTTACGATTTAACGGCATCGATTCAATTGAGGACCGGCCCAGATTGCTGCGCCGGCCAGTTTTCCAATTTTTCACACGCTGCCAGGGCCTGCAAGATACCGTTCATCTGCGCGAAGGTTTGCTCGTAATCGCCGGGTTCGACTCGCACGATAACCTGGAACGTCGGCGTCAGCTTCATCGTGCGCCGATTCTGCTCCGCCAGCTTCACCAGCCGCTCGGTGTCGAGCGGCGCTTCGGGATGGAACCGCACGTCGAGCTGATTGCCCTTGGCGATCGCGCTCGTGATGAGAAGCTGCTTCATCTGGCGCCGGATATTCATCGCCGCGATCAGGTTCTCGACCAGTGTGGGTACGGGACCAAAGCGATCGCGCATCTCGTCCTTGAGCTCGTCGAGATCGGTCTCGTTTTCGGCGCGCGCGAGCCGCCGATAGAGCACCAGGCGCTCGTTTTCGTCCTCGACGTAACTGTCGGGGATGTACGCCGGTACGCCGATCCGAAGTTCGGGCTCGAAGTCGGGACGCGGCGGCTGCCCGCGCAACTCGGCAATCGCCTGCTCCATCATCTCGGTGTAAAGCTCGAATCCGACCGCCGCGATTTGCCCCGATTGCTCGCGCCCGAGCAGATTGCCGGCGCCGCGATGCTCGAGGTCCGCCATCGCAAGCTTGAATCCTCCGCCGACGTTCTCCGACTCGACCAGCTCGCGCAGCGCGTCGATCCGCTGCTTGGCGTCGCGCGTGATGATGTGCTCGCCCGGAATCAGCAGGTAGGCATAGGCCTTCTGCCGCGCGCGACCGACGCGGCCGCGCAACTGGTAGAGCTGCGCGAGCCCAAAATGATCGGCCCGGTTGATAATCATCGTGTTGGCGTTGGGAATGTCGAGGCCCGATTCGATTATCGCCGAGCACACCAGCACATTGACGCGCTTCTCGATGAAGTCGCGCATCACGTCTTCGAGCTCGCGCTCCTTCATCTGGCCGTGCGCCACGGCGGTTTTGGCCTCGGGCACGAGGGCGCGCAAATGCCGCGCCATGTACTGGATATTCTCGACGCGATTGTGAACGAAGAACACCTGTCCGCCGCGGTTGAGCTCGCGCAGGATCGCGTCGCGAATCGTGTCATCGTCGAAATGTGCGACGAAGGTGCGGATCGCCTGGCGCGCTGGCGGCGGCGTCTGGATCACCGACAGATCGCGGATCCCGAGCATCGCCATGTGCAGCGTGCGCGGAATCGGCGTCGCCGTCATCGTCAGCACCGGCACGAGTTTCTTGAGCTTGCGAATCCGCTCCTTGTCGGCGACGCCGAAGCGATGCTCCTCGTCGATGATGAGCAGGCCGAGGCGCGGGAACTGCACATCGGACGTGAGCAGGCGATGGGTTCCGACGACGATATCGACCTTGCCGTGCGCGAGGTCCTCGATCGTCGTCTTGATTTCCTTGCTGGTGCGAAAGCGCGAGACCATATCGACTCGCACCGGGTAATCCTTGAAGCGCTCGCGGAAGGTGTTCCAGTGCTGCTCGGCGAGAATCGTCGTCGGCACCAGCACGGCGACCTGGCGTCCGTCGTTCACCGCGACGAACGCCGCGCGCAGCGCGACCTCGGTCTTGCCGAAGCCGGCGTCGCCGCAAATCAGGCGATCCATCGGCTTGCTGCGCGTCAAGTCGCGCAGCACGTCGTCGATAGCCGCTTGTTGATCGGGAGTCTCTTCAAACTCGAAGCGCTCATTGAACTCGTCGAGGTCGCGGCCCGGATGCGGAAAGGCGTGCCCTTCGAGCACTTCGCGGGCTGCGTAAACCTCGAGCAGCTCCGACGCCATCGCGAGCACTGCTTCCTTGGTGCGGCGTTTGACCTTGTCCCACGAACCGCTGCCCAGGCGATCGAGCTTCGGCGGCTCAGAATCCGAGCCGATGTAACGCTGGACGAGGTTGATGCGCTCGACCGGCAGATACATCGTGTCGTTGCCGGCGTATTCGAGATTAAGAAAATCGCCTTCGGTATCGGCCACCTTCAAATGCTTCAGGCCGCGGAAGCGCCCGATGCCGTGATCGATATGAACGACGAAATCTTCGGGCCGCAGCTCTTCAAGGTTGAGCAGCGCGGCCTTCGGTGTGGGTCGCGAGCGGCGCCGCACCCGCGGCTCGCCGAAAATCTCCTCTTCGCTGTAGACGAAGATACCGTCCTCGGGCAGCACCGTGCCTGCGGATATCTCGCCCTCGAAAATCGCCGGACGAAAATCCGGCCACTCGAGCAGCGCCGCGAAGCTGCGGCATTCAGTGTTGACCGCGATGTCGTAGGCCTCGAGATGGCGCCGCAGCCGCGCGACCTGGTTCGGTCCCTCGACCACCATCAGCGCCCTGCCCTGCCCGCGCTGAATTTCCTTGAGCTGATCAGCCAACGGCTCGAAGCTGATCGGCGCGCGCGATCCGGACAGATGATTGCTGCCGAGCTTCGTGCTCGGTGACGAACTGATCTCAATCGGCGGCGCCCATCCCTCGCGCGGCGACATGATCGTTACGAGTGAGCCGACCTCGATCGCCGTGAGTTGATTAAGCGAATGCTCGATCTCCTCCGTGTCCAGAAAGAGCGACTCCGGCGCCGGATGAAAGAGCGGTTTCTCCGCCGCCGCCGCTGCTTCTTTGGAAATCGTGTCCTCGAAGCGCGAAGCTTCGGCGACCACGCGGCCGGGATCGATCAGCCATCCGATGGTCGACGGCGGCAGGTAGTCGAAAATCGTGTCGAGCGCGCGCCCGTACACGAACGGCATCAGGAACTCCGCGCCTGGGAAGAGAAGCCCGTTCTCCAACGTCTCGGCCATCTCCTCGGCTTCCTTGCGTACCATGCCGATATCGGCAGCACGCACCGCGACGTCGTCGCGCAGACGCTTATCGCGCAGGACAGCCTGCGGCACGAATCGCGCGCGGATGATTATCGCTTCCTTGATTTCGCCGGCAGAGCGCTGACTGCCAGCCTCGAAATGTCGAATCGAGGTCACGATGTCATCCTCGAACTCGATGCGCATCGGATCGCGATAGAGCGGCGAGTACACATCGAGGAGTCCGCCGCGCACGCTGAAGTCGCCCGGCTCCTCGGTCTGCGGCACGCGCTGATAGCCAGCGCTGGCAAGCATCTCGACCAGCAGCTCGAGGTCGAGCCGATCTGCCGCCGCGACTTTGATCACGGAGTCGTTGAAGATCGCGCGCGGCATCGTCCGCATCATCAGCGCTTCAGCCGACGTGATCACGATCGGCGCCTCGGTGCGAAGGATGGCGTACAGCGCCGCGAGTTGCTCAGCCTGAGTGTCAGGCGGGGGCGACAGATGCGCGAATGGCTTCACTTCCCACGCCGGCAACAGATGCACGCGGCGCGTGGCCGCATCGCTCTCCAGCGATTCGTCGAGGAAGAGCGCCGCCTCGCCAGCGAGCGCCTCGGCCTCACGCGCGAGCGACGTCACGACGAGGATCGGCCGCTGCACTTTCAGCGCAGCTTCGCGCAGCATCAGCACGTTGGCCGTGCCGCGCAGTCCCATGATCGGGAAGCGCCGCTCCCGATTCGAATCGAGGCGAGCGACTAATTCGCCGGCGGCATCTTTCAAACTTCGCAGCAAATTTCCGAGCTCCAAACGCAAAACCGCCTGCGGGCAACACGCGCGGACACGTATCGCCAGCGGCAACGCCACATAGTAGCAGGATTGTTGTGGTGAAGATCGTGACCGCGAGTCTTGACTCAGTATGAGAACGTTCCAGTCTCGGCGAGTCTGCCGAGCCCCAGGTTATCGGGCTTCACCGGCTTTGCGACGCGCGTGCGTCCCACTCTCACCGCGATTTTCAGGGTGCGATGATCGCCTGGGTGAACAAGCCGAATCACTGTTAGGTAAACTGTATCACCGGGCCTCAGTTTTCTGATCGCTGCTTCCCAATCCTCGCGGCCGTGGATTCGCACGTCGTCCACCGCGACAATTAGATCTCCCTCCTGCGCACCACCCATCGTATGTCGAAGAAGGTCAATCAAATCATCCGATGGGATCTTCGGCTGGTTATCCTGCGCCTGCAAGCCCGCGTGTGCTGCCGGACCGTTTGGCTGCACCTTGATTACTTCAAGACCGTGTTCCTCCATCCCTCGGAAGCACTTGGCGGTGTATTGGACCTCGATACCGAGGTACGGCGCCGATTCGCGATATTGCCGGTCAAACTGTTCTTCGAGATGCGGATGGAAATTGCGATCGAGCGCGGCGCGCTCCTGCGACTGCTTGAACGCGCGATCGACCGCTAGCTCGCCACGAGTTCCGGACCTTGGAGAGACCGCGGGTTGCGGCTCAAGTTCGAGCGTCGGTGCTGAAGTCGCCAAGGCTTGCGGCGCGGGCGCGATCGCCTTCGCAACGGCTTCCGATTGCGGCGCGATCGATGGCAGCGCGGGATTCTGCGCCGAGCCTCCGCGCGCAGCTCCACTCGCCGCGGCAAGCACGCTTGCGATCGCAAAGCTCATCACGATTTGCCCGCGTGTTGGCATCGCCGCTCAGTACACGTAGTTCTCCGCCTCGGATTCCGGCGCTGGCGTGGACACTTTTGAAGGCGGCGGCGCACTCGCCGCGACTTCAAACGTCTCGCGCCCGATGTTCACCGCGATCTTCATCGTTTTGTGATTGCCACCCGGCAGCGGCCGGATGATCGTCAGGTACATCGTGTCGCCGGGCTTGAGCTTGAGCATCGCGGCGTCGAGATCGTCCTTGCTCCGCACGCGCTCGTCGTCCACCGCGACGATCAGATCGCCATCCATGCCGAACGCGCCAGTGGGCTCAAGCAGACCTGCGATCGGTCCCAGAAGTGCGCCACCGACCACACCGAGCGGGCTGACCGGCGTCATCCCCTTGAGCCCGCCGACACTGCCAGGACCACCGGGATAAACGCTGATCACTTCGAGCCCGTTCTCCTCCATGCCGAGGTAGCACTTGGTCGTGTACTGCACCCGGATGCCGAGATACGGGCGCCGAATCGTTCCGCTTTGATGCGCTGCTGTCTCAGGCTTGGGCGCGGACTCGGCCTGCGCCTGCTTGAAGATACGATCGACAGGGAGCTGATCTATCTCTGGCGCCTTCGCCTCGCGAGGCTGCGGCTCCAGCTCGAGCATCGCATTTGGCGACGGCGCCGATTGCGGCGCGATCATCGGCAGCTCGCGCGAGGCCTCGGCTTGCGACGCGATCGAGGGCGTCGCCGCTTTGATCTGCGGTTCGGCGAAAGCCGCTCGCGCAACCGCGAACGGAATGACGGTGAGCGTGATTGAAGCGAGAAGGCTCGGGCGCGTGTGCATGGCCGATCACCTCGCGAACTGTCTGGCTCAACCGCAATCCTAGGATTGAGGTTCACCTGTCACAAGTCGAAAAGTGCCTAGCTCGCGCGAGCGGCTGACGAATGCGGCTTAGTGCGTGTAGCTTTCGGTGCCGGCCTGAGAGCCGTATGGGTCGGAGTTGCTGGCGACTGGAACGCCAGAGTCGCCGAGCGTGACCGCGATTTTCTCGGTCTGATGGTTCCCGCCGGGCAGCGGTCGAATCACCGTCAGGTACATCGTGTCGCCTGGCTTGAGCTGGCTCATCGCGTAGTCGAGATCTTCCTGGCTGCGCACGCGTCGATCGTCGATCGCGACGATGAGATCACCGCCTTCGCCAAGGTCGCCATTCTTCTCCAGCAAGTGCTGCGTCAGCGTGCCGAAAATCGGAACCATTCCAGCTATCGTCGCCGCCGCGGCTCCCGTGCCAGTGGCGTCAGTCGGAGGGCGCAGCCCCGCCTTTTGCGCCGGGCTATTCGGATCGACGGTCAGGACTTCAAGGCCGTGCTCCTCCGAACCCTTGTAACACATGGTGGTGTATTTCGCGGTTATGCCGAGCAGCGGACGATGAGGCGGGCGCGACGAATCGCCCCCATTGGAGCGCGGCTGGAAATTAGGCTCGACCGATGAAGTATCGTTTTGACGAAACTGGCGCTCATCGGGAACTTCCTGCACCGCGGGCCTCGGCTGCTGAAGCCCGGGCTGCGGCGCGATTTCCAGCGTGCGATCGTCCTCGCGGCCCTGACCGCTGATGCCGGGGGGCGGCGCACTGCTCCCGCCCTGAGAACTCACCTGCGCGGGAGCGGAGTCATCCTGCGCACATACAGGACCGTTCGCTACGAGCAGGCCAATCGCCAGCGCTCCACTTATGGCTATATTCGCGAGCTTCGACACGATTCGCTGCTAATGATGATAGGACGTGCTTTTGACACTCTCAAGCGGCAGCCGAAACTTGATGCCGCCGCACCATCGTGCGAAAGTTTCCGAAAATCACATGAAGATAGTAGCCACAGTCCCGCTCACCGACTATCAGCGCAGCAAGATCGCGGCGGCCGTGCCGGGCGCCGATATTGTCGATCGGCAATGCCGCTCGCGCGAAGAAGCGGGCGCGCTGGTAAGCGGCGGATGCGACGTGCTGCTCACCTTTCTCATTCCGAACGATCTGCCGAAGCAGGCGCCCGCGCTGCGCTGGATTCAGCTGCTCAGCGCCGGTGCCGATCACGCGCTGCCCGCTCTCAAAGGCACCGGAATTCCCTTCACAACTTCGAGCGGTATCCATGCCACTCCCATCGGCGAGTACACGATCGCGTCGATGCTGGCGTGGGCGCGGCGCTTTCACGTCACCATTCGCGCGCAATCGCGGCACGAATGGTCGCGCCGCGCTGTCATGAACAATCTCGACGTGATCCGCGGCAAAACGATCGGCATCGTCGGCTACGGTTCGATCGGCCGCGAGACCGGCCGCCTCGCCGCGGCGTTCGGGATGCGCGTGCTCGCGCTCAAGCGCAATCCCGACGAGCGTCGCGATCCCGGATGGTGCCCCGAGGGCCTCGGCGATCCCGAGGGCCGCATCCCCGAGCGATGGTTCGGGCGCGAGGGATGCGCTGAGATGTTGAACCAGAGTGACTACGTGTCAGTTACGCTGCCCAACACCGCCCATACGGTGAAGTTCGTCGGCGCGAAGGAAATCGCCGCGATGAAGCCGGGATCCTACATCGTCAATATCGGGCGCGGCGCGGTGATCGACGAGCAGGCGCTAATCGAAGCGCTGAAGACCGGAAAAATTGGCGGTGCGGGCCTCGATGTCTTCGAGAAGGAACCGCTGCCGGCGGAAAGCGCGCTGTGGGATATCGAAGAAGCGCTCCTGACGCCGCACGTGTCAGGCGATTTTCGCGCTTACACCGATCTCGCGTGCGATCTGTTCGCCGAGAACCTGCGCCGCCTCAGCTCGGATCGGCCGCTGCTCAACGTCGTCGATCCGGCACAGGGATACTGATCAGACGCCCTCGATCCGGTACGCGCAGCGGCGCGCGCCGGAGAGGATGTGCTCGATACGCTCAACCCTGGCCTGCGGGCCCAGCACCTCGCGGAAGAGACTGAGCTCCTCGCGGCAGAGCCCCTGGCACATCGTGGCGGCGGCGCAGATCGGGCAGTGATTCTCCGCGAGCAGGATCGAGCCGTCATCCATCTTCGTGCATTCGGCCATGTATCCCTGTTCGCGCCGAATCTCGGCGAGAGCCTTCGTACGCGCGAATAGCGACTTGCCGGCGCGCTTCACTCGACGCATGTATTGCTCGAGCTGAATCTTCGAGCGCTCGCTGAGCAGACGGTCCATCCCCGTCTCGCCGAAGGCGCTCCGCACGGCGCTGATAATCTCGACGGTGAGATCGCCGTGCGAATCGGGAAAGCGCGAGGCCGCCGCCGATGTCAACCGCCATATGCGCGCGGGGCGTCCGACCTTGCGCCGTTCGTCGGCAAACGACGCTTCGCCGCGCTCGGCAAGGCGATACAGATGCTGCCGCACCGCCATCGGCGTTACTTTGAGGCGCTTGGCGATCTGGGCCGCGCTCTGCGGACCGCGGGTCTTGAGCTGGTAGAGAACGCCCTCTTCGGCGCGCACGTCTTCATTCACAGAAGATCAATCTGAACGGCGCGGCGCCATTACGCAAGTGTCGGCTTGACTTAATTAATAAAGCGAGTACTTTACAAATTATTCGAGCAATGGGAGGCCGTGGCGATGAACCAGGAAGACAAAGCCGAGTCTCGTTTCGTGCGCGCCTTTGCGCTGAGCGACCTGCCCGAGGCGGGCTGCCGCACGATCACGCTCGAAGGCCGCGTGATCGTCGTGTTCCAGACCATTGTCGGAATCTTCGCCGTCGATAATCGATGCCCGCACATGGGGTTCCCGCTCGACCGCGGCAGCGTCAAGGACGGTATTCTCACCTGCCATTGGCATCACGCGCGCTTCGACCTCGCCAGCGGCGGCACCTTCGATCAATGGGCCGACGACGTCCGCGTGTATCCGGTCGAGGTCCGCAATGGTGCGATCTGGATCGACCTGGCCGAGCGCGGCGACGCCCGCCGGCGTCATCTCACACGCCTCGGCGTCGGCCTCGAGCGCGACATTCCGCTCGTGATCGCGAAGTCGGTAATCGCGCTCGATCGCGATCAAACAGGCGCGCGCCAGGCGTTTCGCGCCGGTCTTCAATTCGGCACGCGCAACCGCCGCGCAGGATGGGGCAGCGGGCTCACGATCCTGACTTGCATGATGAACCTGCTGCCGCACCTGGCGCGGGAAGACCGCCCGCGCGCGATGTATCACGGCCTGAGCGCCGTCGCCGAGGACTCCGCCGGCCAGGCTCCGTTGTTCACAGTTCGTCCGCTGCCGGGCGAATGCGCCGGAATCGAGCAACTCACGCGATGGTTTCGCTCGTTCGTCGAGCTGCGGGATTCCGAAGGTGCCGAGCGATGCATCGTGAGCGCGGTGCAAAGCGGCGCGAAACCGAATGAGATGGCCGCGATGATGTTCGCGGCGGCGACGGATCATCGATACAACACAATCGGTCACGTGCTCGATTTCACCAACAAGGCTTTCGAGGCCCTCGACCATGCCGGATGGGATCTCGCCGA
Coding sequences within:
- a CDS encoding PDZ domain-containing protein, which encodes MPTRGQIVMSFAIASVLAAASGAARGGSAQNPALPSIAPQSEAVAKAIAPAPQALATSAPTLELEPQPAVSPRSGTRGELAVDRAFKQSQERAALDRNFHPHLEEQFDRQYRESAPYLGIEVQYTAKCFRGMEEHGLEVIKVQPNGPAAHAGLQAQDNQPKIPSDDLIDLLRHTMGGAQEGDLIVAVDDVRIHGREDWEAAIRKLRPGDTVYLTVIRLVHPGDHRTLKIAVRVGRTRVAKPVKPDNLGLGRLAETGTFSY
- a CDS encoding PDZ domain-containing protein produces the protein MHTRPSLLASITLTVIPFAVARAAFAEPQIKAATPSIASQAEASRELPMIAPQSAPSPNAMLELEPQPREAKAPEIDQLPVDRIFKQAQAESAPKPETAAHQSGTIRRPYLGIRVQYTTKCYLGMEENGLEVISVYPGGPGSVGGLKGMTPVSPLGVVGGALLGPIAGLLEPTGAFGMDGDLIVAVDDERVRSKDDLDAAMLKLKPGDTMYLTIIRPLPGGNHKTMKIAVNIGRETFEVAASAPPPSKVSTPAPESEAENYVY
- a CDS encoding PDZ domain-containing protein, producing the protein MSKLANIAISGALAIGLLVANGPVCAQDDSAPAQVSSQGGSSAPPPGISGQGREDDRTLEIAPQPGLQQPRPAVQEVPDERQFRQNDTSSVEPNFQPRSNGGDSSRPPHRPLLGITAKYTTMCYKGSEEHGLEVLTVDPNSPAQKAGLRPPTDATGTGAAAATIAGMVPIFGTLTQHLLEKNGDLGEGGDLIVAIDDRRVRSQEDLDYAMSQLKPGDTMYLTVIRPLPGGNHQTEKIAVTLGDSGVPVASNSDPYGSQAGTESYTH
- a CDS encoding D-2-hydroxyacid dehydrogenase; this translates as MKIVATVPLTDYQRSKIAAAVPGADIVDRQCRSREEAGALVSGGCDVLLTFLIPNDLPKQAPALRWIQLLSAGADHALPALKGTGIPFTTSSGIHATPIGEYTIASMLAWARRFHVTIRAQSRHEWSRRAVMNNLDVIRGKTIGIVGYGSIGRETGRLAAAFGMRVLALKRNPDERRDPGWCPEGLGDPEGRIPERWFGREGCAEMLNQSDYVSVTLPNTAHTVKFVGAKEIAAMKPGSYIVNIGRGAVIDEQALIEALKTGKIGGAGLDVFEKEPLPAESALWDIEEALLTPHVSGDFRAYTDLACDLFAENLRRLSSDRPLLNVVDPAQGY
- a CDS encoding metalloregulator ArsR/SmtB family transcription factor gives rise to the protein MNEDVRAEEGVLYQLKTRGPQSAAQIAKRLKVTPMAVRQHLYRLAERGEASFADERRKVGRPARIWRLTSAAASRFPDSHGDLTVEIISAVRSAFGETGMDRLLSERSKIQLEQYMRRVKRAGKSLFARTKALAEIRREQGYMAECTKMDDGSILLAENHCPICAAATMCQGLCREELSLFREVLGPQARVERIEHILSGARRCAYRIEGV
- a CDS encoding Rieske (2Fe-2S) protein; its protein translation is MNQEDKAESRFVRAFALSDLPEAGCRTITLEGRVIVVFQTIVGIFAVDNRCPHMGFPLDRGSVKDGILTCHWHHARFDLASGGTFDQWADDVRVYPVEVRNGAIWIDLAERGDARRRHLTRLGVGLERDIPLVIAKSVIALDRDQTGARQAFRAGLQFGTRNRRAGWGSGLTILTCMMNLLPHLAREDRPRAMYHGLSAVAEDSAGQAPLFTVRPLPGECAGIEQLTRWFRSFVELRDSEGAERCIVSAVQSGAKPNEMAAMMFAAATDHRYNTIGHVLDFTNKAFEALDHAGWDLAEQSLASLASSYANADRMEESNSWRNPVDLVAILERAFESLPSALEAGRKAANPWRDEVAVSAAILGEDPQAIADSMLNALREGCAPVGLGGVVAHAAALRIARFALSNEFGDWDTAHHSFTFANAVHQALLHAPTVEVLRGAFDAAMSVYLTRFLNVPPARIREADIALTSPFDLAGRLADVLDRQQQVDAASSMAASYLHRSGDPRALLAAIGGAMLREDRDFHTIQSVEAAFRQYSIRRAAPGEDALLATVRYLAAHSPTVRAQRQTYQIALKLSRGEKMFAEEAS